The Clostridia bacterium DNA segment TTATCACCATTATGATGTATTTCCTTCTATTCTTAGTAGCTAGAAATATAGATGATCCAGACCAAAAGATCTATACGGGTTTATTGCTGGCAGCCACCCTGTTTGCCTTTTTTGGCATAGTCCAATATCTAGGCATAGATTTCTTTCGAGAAGGAACGATTGCCAGAACCAGAAGCGAATCCATCTTTGATAATCCCAATTTCTATGGTTCCTACCTCGTCTTGATGCTACCCCTTGCCATAGATAAATATATTCGGAAAAGAAGTAGATGGGGCCTTGTTGTTTATGCCATTCTCTTATTTACCCTATTTGCTACCATGACTAGAGGAAGCTGGATTGGTGCTGCCCTGGCATTGATCTTTTACGCACTGCTTTGGATACGCCTGAGTCACAGATTTAAAGTAGACTTAAAACGCTACCTATGGATTGCGCTGGTGAGTATCCTAGTGATTGTGAGTTTCAACGTGGTATCTGGAGGACGCTTCCAGGAACGCTTCCAATCCATAGGTGGGGAAAGCATGAAGGTATTGGCGCCAGAAGGGGTTGAACAAAAAGATGTTCCAGCCAGAGCCTTCATCTGGAAAAACGTAATCCAACTAGTTAAAGAAAGACCTCTTACCGGGTATGGCCTTGAAAATTTGGGACAAGTATTTACTGAAAACGTTGCTGAAGAAACAAGAGAATATGTTGGCTATTCTGTCATTATTGACCGAGCACACAATGAATATCTGCATATTGCCGTAAGCAGTGGCGTGCCCTCGCTACTAGTATACTTGTTGTTTATTGGCCGTATACTATGGGTGGCTGGAAGCAGAATACGAAGAAGACTAGACTTGCTACCTTTTTTTGCAGCCGTAATTGGATATCTCATACAGGCTTCATTTAATATCAGCGTCGTAACAGTGGCCTATGTTTTTTGGATTTTCCTTGGCTTCCTCAGCTCCTACAAACGGGTATACAAGGATAGGATTGCAAGAAGCAACTGGTTTTAGGAGATTGTATCTGACGTAATATATGGAGCTTCTTAAACAGAGAAGAAAACCCTGGTTTGCGAGATCGGTGAGCTCGTGATAAGCTTTTTGTAGAGATAGAAGGGTTGTGAGCCGATGCGGATAAGCAGTGATAAACTATTCAATAGAATCTCTCCTGTATATGGCCTATTCTACGCAAAACAAGGTAGATACTATTCGGGTGCAATGGAGTTACTCCAAAAAGAACTGGACCTGTCTCTTTTTGAAAGGGCACTGGACTTGGGGAGCGGCACCGGGGTACTCGCTTCTGTCTTAGAAGATACGGGGCTTTCAGTGATGGGAGTCGACTCAGCGGCTCGCATGGTTGAACTCGCAAGAAAGAAGGCTGCTAGTGATAGGGTACACTTCATGGAAGGAAACGTCTTGGAGGGGCTGCCCTTTGGGGATAAATTTTTCGATGTATCCTTTGCTTCCTACGTGGCCCATGGGCTAGTAGCAGAAGATAGAAAAAAACTGTATCAAGAAATGTCTCGCATCACCAAGCACTGGGTACTCTTTTTAGACTATAGCCAAGAACGTTCCTTGTTAACCAACATAGTGGAATGGCTTGAAGGTGGAGACTATTTCCATTTTATTCAAAACGCTGGTCGAGAGATGGAAGAATGTGCCCATCAAATGCAGACCTGCTTTACAGAAGTAAGAATAATCCCAGTAGCACCACGAGCCAACTGGTATATGTGCAGGGTTGGTGAATGACGAGTATTTGCTAAGCTTACTGGAAAGAAGACAAGAAAGAGGTAATAGATGGACAACAATGATATATTGATTCGCCTACGATATGCGCTGGAAATTAAAGATAAGGATATGGTTCAGATTCTCCAACTGGGAGACATCACGATGAACCGGGAGGAAGTTGCAAAACTCTTGACCAAGACCCCGGTTAGTGAAGATGACAAGGTAATGGCCTACGATACGGAGGAACACCTCCATTGCACCAACTTTATACTGGAATCCTTCCTCAATGGGATGATCGTCTGGAAACGAGGCAAACAGGAAGTAAAACCTGGGCAAAAACCTAGACCCCTCCATACCTTGAAAGAAGGAGAAAGTGCGACCAATGTAATGCTAAAGAAAGTTAAAATTGCCTTAAGCCTATCGAGTGAAGATATGTTGGATATCTTTACGAAAGCGGGCATAAAAGTGAGCAAGGCAGAACTGGGTGCTTTTTTTAGAAATCCTGAACATAAGCACTACCGGGTATGTCTCGACAAGTATGCTAGAAACTTTCTAAAGGGATTAGCCCTAGTCTACCGGGAAAAATAGGAGAAAGACTGAGCAAGTAAAGGCATGGAAGGCAAGAAAATACGTTGAAAGGTAACCGAAGAGTATGGGATTGAATCAAACAGCAATTCTAGTGGAATTCAACGGTCTTCCAGGTTGCGGGAAAACGACAATTGCAAATGAACTGCTAGAAGAACTTCGGAGCTTGGGATACGCTGTTGCAACGCATAAAGAGTTGTTGCATCATCGAGTAAAAGTAAAAAAGCTAGACTTATTCAAAAGTTTACTAGATGCAAGGAATCGAAAGTTTTTCAATGCCAGCCTGCTTCTGTGCTTTTCAACCAGGCCATTTAAGCTTGGCCGTATTCAATATGCGAGAAATGCGTATGTGTATTACTATACGGTACACATTTGCAGAAAAGAAAGAAAAGAATATGACTTCATTATTTGTGACCAGGGATTGCTGCAGGTGATTTTGTCCATTATACACATGGACAAAATCAACAAGCCTAAAACTGTACAAAAGATGTTAGAGGACGCTTTCGCTGGTTTAGGCACAGTCATATTGGTCAATTGCAAGGTGAAGATTGATACCGCGAAAGAAAGAATCCGCTTGCGTAAATTGAAATGCGGTAGACTAGATTATATTACAGAAGACGAGAAACTGGTATCTGCCCTGACAAGACAAGAGTGCTGCCTAGAAACCATACGCAATATGGCTAGTAATCTAGTTGAGGGGAATGTGCTGGAACTAGATATGCATCATGTGGTAGATAAGAATCTGCAAACAATACTGAAAAGACTTCAAGTATAGCCCGCAACAGGTCTAGGGCTTGATATAGTGGTAACGGTATGAAAGAAGGGACTGAACGCTAGAAAGCAGCGCTCTGACCCTTCTTTCATTATGGGAGCGAGGACCTTAGGCGTTTACAAAAGGAAGCAAGATGGATATACTTAAGGGTAATTATTATTTTCTGCAAGTAGAGAATCGAATAGATTATTGAAAACCATAACCAATAAGCCCTTGGAAGAATAATGGGGTATTTTCCTGAGGGATCTTGCAGTACCAGGTTGGCAAATGGGGTGTAAGCGTGGTATTGATGGGGGTACTAGCATAGTAGGTAGTATGCAAGGGGGCACAACTATGGGAAGAAAAAAACAGATAGAGCGGTTGGTACAGGAGTACTCTATGGCCTTGGACCCAGAAGGGTATGGCATGAGGGCAGGTCTGACCACCGAAGAAGTAGCCAAGGCTGTGGGGGCCTTGCGCAATAACGCAAGCAGAGATCTGAATGCCTTATGCAAGGAAGGCGTACTTCTAAAACAAAAAGGCAAACCGGTGCGATTTTTACACCGGGAAACGATGCTCATGAAATTGGGAACAGATAAGATTAGCGCCCTAAGAGCAAGAACGATTGAAAATACCAAAGAACGAGAGTGGTATGTCCATGCCAAGTCTCTAGACAGTGTCTTAGGGTCTAAAAACAGCCTTAAGAAACAGGTCGAGATGGCCAAAGCAGCCGTCATGTATCCACCACAAGGATTAAATACCATCTTGATTGGACCGACAGGGGTTGGTAAAACCGTCTTTGCGGAAAAGATGTATGACTTTGCTCTTGAAACCGGCATCATTGATCCCGAAGGAGAATTCGTTGCCTTCAACTGTGCCGACTATGCAAGCAACCAACAGTTGCTGTTAAGTCAGCTCTTTGGATATGTAAAAGGTGCCTTTACGGGTGCAGACCATGACAAGCCCGGTGTGATTGACCGAGCCGATGGCGGAGTACTGCTATTGGATGAAGTACACCGTTTGCCTCATGAAGGCCAAGAAATGCTCTTTTACCTCCTAGACAAGGGGGTCTACAGGAGACTAGGCGAAAGCAATATGAACCGCAAGGCCAAGGTATTCATGATTGCCGCAACCACGGAAAAACCGGAAGACTATCTGCTTCAGACCTTTTTACGCAGACTGCCGGTGGAAATTAGTATTCCGCCTATTTCCCAACGAACCATGGGCGAGAGGCTGGACATCGTGAGAGGATTCTTTCAAGATGAATCCAGAAAGACCGGACTGCCGATTCAGATTAGCAAAGAGGTGTTACAGGCTTTTCTAGCCTATCCCTGTCCGGGCAACATCGGTCAGCTAAAAGGCGACATCCAACTTTGCTGCGCCAAGGGCTATTTAGACCATCGCCGGCGCCGAACCAAGAACATCCAGATCCTCATGGAGGATCTGCCAGACAACATGATAGCCAGTCTGGTAAGCCAAGACCGAGGTGAACTTGAAAAGGCGAAAGGCATCTTTGATACGACCTTGCTGGTCGAACCAAGCCAAGAAATAAGCCACCTGCTTTCAAAATATGAGCAATCACTGGCCAAGGTATACGGACGCTTGGACCAATACTTTAAGAACCGCCAATTTAGTAGTGGCATAAGTGATACGGATGAGGATGCAGCAGAAAAAATCAGGGAAGTATTTTTGGACTTCTTTAGCCAGTTGAACTATGAAGGCTACAGCGAAAGTGATTTGCAAAATATTTTTGCAACAGACCTGTTGCAGGCAGTAGAACTTAGTTTGGGTCTTGCCAAGGAAAAATTTGACCTTACCAATGCTTCTGAAATCCTATTTGTACTGGGTGTACATTTGAGCTTTCTTCGACACGCCAACCTTCGGGATGAAAAACTGTATCCTTATTTGGAATCCATTATTTTCAGCGTGGAAGAATTGGAAAAAGCCAGATTCATTATCTCTGTTTTAAACCAAAACTTACCAGAGCATGTGGAAGAAGAAAACATCAAGCTTCTTGCCATGATGCTTAAGTATGTCCACAAGGAAAAAGGCACTGAAGATAAATCTTCGGTGGGACTCGTGCTTTTGGCGCAAGGAGAGCATGTAGCAGATGAGACCCTAGACCAGGCGGCCAAGCATATCGGGGTTCACATGGGCGTGGCTTTTTGTGCTAGTGAATACGCCAATGAAAAGGAACTGCTGCTAGAACTAGAAAATGCCGTAAGAAAGGCCAACCAGGGCCGAGGCGTCTTGCTTTTGGTAGACCAGGCGGAATTTGTAATCTTTGCTCAAATCATGACGGCACGAACGGGAATCTTGGTCAAAGCGGTAACCGGCATGGGAACGGGCATGGTGGTAGAAGCCATGCGTAGACTACTAATGATTCACCAAACACTAGACCAAACGGTGAAAGAACTAGAAACCATGAGCTGGCCCTTGAATGAAGACATCGTCTATGGAGTATCCGGAAAAGAAAGAGTACTCTTAATCGAAGCGGCGGGAGGCTTGCGGGAAGGCAGAAAACTTTGCCGTTGGTTTAATACACTCGATATCTTGAGAGCTTCAGACGTAAAAGCGGTAGCGGTCCGGCGGATTGATACCAGCATGGATCTAGGCTTTTCGCCAGAACTGATTCTAGGGGTGGTTAGCAGCCGGGAACTAAAATTAAAGGTACCCATCATTTCCTTTGAAGATATCGTCTATGGCAGCGGACTGAGTAAGCTGCAACGCCTATTAGATGGAGAAGAAGCCGGTACCGAGATGGTTGGAAGTCTCTTGTTCCGCGATGAGGTGGCGTTGGTAACCCTGCGACGTTTCCTCAGTTTTGCTGATCCCAGCAAGGTGTTTGAATTGCTGAAGTATATTGCAGATACCGTAACCAGGGCGTTTGGAATTCAACTAAGCGAGGGAACATACCTGCGTTTCATCATCCACTGCGGGTGTATGATTGAACGACTCTTTAAGGGGAACGAGCTACCCTGTAACGAAGTCGATGAGATTATCGGAAGAAACCAGAAGTTGTATGAAGAGCTGAAACGAGCCATGGTGACCGTGGAAGACAACTACGGCCTGGAAGTACCCGACAATGAGCTGGCCTATATTTTGGAATTGTTGGAAACTGATATAGTTGCAGGCTAATAAATGCTGATTTTCGTAAAGAAAAAAAGTAAAGACAAAATGTGTTGTAATGTGTGTTTTGGGTATGCTGAAACACCTAAAATTGAAACTAGTTGACTTGGGGTCGCGGATTATTTTAATCCGTGACCTTTATTTATTCCTAAAACCTTGTTTTCAGATATGCAATATGAGATACTTATTGTGATACAGATGGTGTTGGCACGCTTCTTGCATTATATATGGTTACGACGATAAATATAGTCTATAGAGTGAATGTATAAAATCAATTGTTATACAAGATGAGATTGAGTACTTTGACATCTAGATTCTTTCCTATCATTTTGCACTTTTGATTTTCGCAAGGCTTCCTTGATACACAAAAGCCTTGTGACCTATATTGGTTTGAATGATATTTGAGCAATACATTGACTATGGTGATAATGATAAGAAAGAGGTGATATCTTTGTATTTAGGAATTGATATAGGAACGAGTAGTGTAAAAGCAATTCTTACGGATGGGACGAAGAGATTTAAAGATAAGGAAGCATATTCTTTCATTGGCAATGATTGCCAACATCCGGTAGCAGCAGTAGAAACTGCGATTAAGAATTTAATAAAACGAATTATTAAAAATACGGATAGCGAAATCAAAGGGATCGGCATTTGCGGTCATGGACCTAGCGTTGTCTTTATAGATAAAGACGGTAAGCCTTTGACCGATATTGTTACTTGGCAGGATAAAAGAGCAGATGAAGAGGCGCTTTTTTTACGTCAAAAATTTCCTGGATTCATTAAGGATGCTACCTCGTATGAAGCCAAGGTTCTTTGGTTCTTTAAAAATCATCCCT contains these protein-coding regions:
- a CDS encoding class I SAM-dependent methyltransferase; translated protein: MRISSDKLFNRISPVYGLFYAKQGRYYSGAMELLQKELDLSLFERALDLGSGTGVLASVLEDTGLSVMGVDSAARMVELARKKAASDRVHFMEGNVLEGLPFGDKFFDVSFASYVAHGLVAEDRKKLYQEMSRITKHWVLFLDYSQERSLLTNIVEWLEGGDYFHFIQNAGREMEECAHQMQTCFTEVRIIPVAPRANWYMCRVGE
- a CDS encoding sigma 54-interacting transcriptional regulator — protein: MGRKKQIERLVQEYSMALDPEGYGMRAGLTTEEVAKAVGALRNNASRDLNALCKEGVLLKQKGKPVRFLHRETMLMKLGTDKISALRARTIENTKEREWYVHAKSLDSVLGSKNSLKKQVEMAKAAVMYPPQGLNTILIGPTGVGKTVFAEKMYDFALETGIIDPEGEFVAFNCADYASNQQLLLSQLFGYVKGAFTGADHDKPGVIDRADGGVLLLDEVHRLPHEGQEMLFYLLDKGVYRRLGESNMNRKAKVFMIAATTEKPEDYLLQTFLRRLPVEISIPPISQRTMGERLDIVRGFFQDESRKTGLPIQISKEVLQAFLAYPCPGNIGQLKGDIQLCCAKGYLDHRRRRTKNIQILMEDLPDNMIASLVSQDRGELEKAKGIFDTTLLVEPSQEISHLLSKYEQSLAKVYGRLDQYFKNRQFSSGISDTDEDAAEKIREVFLDFFSQLNYEGYSESDLQNIFATDLLQAVELSLGLAKEKFDLTNASEILFVLGVHLSFLRHANLRDEKLYPYLESIIFSVEELEKARFIISVLNQNLPEHVEEENIKLLAMMLKYVHKEKGTEDKSSVGLVLLAQGEHVADETLDQAAKHIGVHMGVAFCASEYANEKELLLELENAVRKANQGRGVLLLVDQAEFVIFAQIMTARTGILVKAVTGMGTGMVVEAMRRLLMIHQTLDQTVKELETMSWPLNEDIVYGVSGKERVLLIEAAGGLREGRKLCRWFNTLDILRASDVKAVAVRRIDTSMDLGFSPELILGVVSSRELKLKVPIISFEDIVYGSGLSKLQRLLDGEEAGTEMVGSLLFRDEVALVTLRRFLSFADPSKVFELLKYIADTVTRAFGIQLSEGTYLRFIIHCGCMIERLFKGNELPCNEVDEIIGRNQKLYEELKRAMVTVEDNYGLEVPDNELAYILELLETDIVAG
- a CDS encoding DUF1456 family protein, giving the protein MDNNDILIRLRYALEIKDKDMVQILQLGDITMNREEVAKLLTKTPVSEDDKVMAYDTEEHLHCTNFILESFLNGMIVWKRGKQEVKPGQKPRPLHTLKEGESATNVMLKKVKIALSLSSEDMLDIFTKAGIKVSKAELGAFFRNPEHKHYRVCLDKYARNFLKGLALVYREK
- a CDS encoding O-antigen ligase family protein, whose protein sequence is MYNLLIKRRLEWILFAVLTILPPINYVAREYMGFFFVSKTLMLGLATVLIMLVVLRQRNRIGELIQADSINILLAVYLGLLVVSLFFTDNLMTAIAGKMYREEGLITIMMYFLLFLVARNIDDPDQKIYTGLLLAATLFAFFGIVQYLGIDFFREGTIARTRSESIFDNPNFYGSYLVLMLPLAIDKYIRKRSRWGLVVYAILLFTLFATMTRGSWIGAALALIFYALLWIRLSHRFKVDLKRYLWIALVSILVIVSFNVVSGGRFQERFQSIGGESMKVLAPEGVEQKDVPARAFIWKNVIQLVKERPLTGYGLENLGQVFTENVAEETREYVGYSVIIDRAHNEYLHIAVSSGVPSLLVYLLFIGRILWVAGSRIRRRLDLLPFFAAVIGYLIQASFNISVVTVAYVFWIFLGFLSSYKRVYKDRIARSNWF
- a CDS encoding AAA family ATPase; this encodes MGLNQTAILVEFNGLPGCGKTTIANELLEELRSLGYAVATHKELLHHRVKVKKLDLFKSLLDARNRKFFNASLLLCFSTRPFKLGRIQYARNAYVYYYTVHICRKERKEYDFIICDQGLLQVILSIIHMDKINKPKTVQKMLEDAFAGLGTVILVNCKVKIDTAKERIRLRKLKCGRLDYITEDEKLVSALTRQECCLETIRNMASNLVEGNVLELDMHHVVDKNLQTILKRLQV